One genomic segment of Sorex araneus isolate mSorAra2 chromosome X, mSorAra2.pri, whole genome shotgun sequence includes these proteins:
- the LOC129400021 gene encoding splicing factor U2AF 35 kDa subunit-like protein, whose amino-acid sequence MVAAAAGGGHRRRRERESAAARGRRGPGRNRTEGGARGAAGGGAGRRRGATRALDPAPEGGTRGQAARPRGRAERGARTRVS is encoded by the exons atggtggcggcggcggcgggcggcgggcaccGGCGGCGGCGAGAGCGGGAAAGTGCGGCGGCCAGAGGGCGGCGCGGGCCCGGGAGGAACAGGACAGAGGGCGGAGCgcgaggggcggcggggggcggggcggggcggcgccggGGGGCCACCCGGGCCCTGGACCCGGCCCCCGAGGGCGGGACCCGAGGGCAGGCGGCGCGGCCCCGGGGGCGGGCCGAGCGCGGAG CTCGGACCCGTGTCTCGTAG